The following nucleotide sequence is from Anopheles stephensi strain Indian chromosome 3, UCI_ANSTEP_V1.0, whole genome shotgun sequence.
TCTCGTTTACTGATCTTGCTGTCGCTTTGATTGCTCCCGGAAGCCACCGGTGGTGCAATTCGTCTAGTCATGCCTCCAATATTATTCCGGTGGGGCAATGATGATTCTTTATCACAGCCGCGCATTTGAACACACCGTTTCacgcagttttatttttttatggcacGTTTTCACACCCGTCCGCGGTTGTCCGTTATCGCGTGTCGACGGCTCGGGTCCAAAGGTTCGAACAATTCGACCTATTCGTCGTTCCGCGGCCTACGGTCCAAAGCGAGTTCGCCGGAATATGTCGCGCTCAGGAATTAAACCATCGACGCCTTCGATTGTCATGCTGCGGATGATAACAGTGATGTCCGATAAGCGAAACCTGGAAAAGGAAGCGAGCGTTATTTAGCTGTGTCTTCAGAGATTAACGTGTGTGGAAGACAATTAGTCATCGATCGATTTAGTGGCGGGTTTAACCGTGGGAGGATTGAGGACCCTCTGCTCTTGTTGAAGCCTTAGAATCGGTTACATTGAATCTCCCTCATAGATATCCTTTATGTCCTTTCCGTTACAGATGGCGTCCGGGAGAAGCACACTGGCGGAAAGCCTTCGGGAGCTGTACCAGTTCAGTGTCGTTGATTACTGTATGTTCGGTGCGATGCTAATGCTTTCGGCTGCCTGTGGGATCTACTTCGGATTCTTCAAACGAAACAAGGGTGGCGATGCGGAAACACCTGAGAGCAGTAGCAGCGATGACGAGAGTGCTCATAGAACGGTGGTGACCAACTCTGGAGCAGGTCGGGCCAAGACGACGTTCGGATCATCTACCATGGATGAATATTTGCTGGGCTCGCGCAAGTTGAAAGCTTTCCCAGTGGCGATGAGCCTCGTGGCAGGATACATATCCGGCGTGACGATACTGGGAACTCCGGCGGAGATCTACAACTTCGGGACACAGTATTGGCTGATTGTGATACCGATTCTGCTGATGGGATACGCCGTCTGTACCGTGTATCTGCCTGTGTTCTGCTCGTTGAAGCTAAATTCGTCCTATGAATATCTGGAGCTACGATTCAACTCGTACGTCCGCTCGATAGCGTCTGTAATGTTTGTTATTGATGAGGTAGGGCATTGCAGCGCACATTCCCATGCATTCATTCAGGCATGAATATTCATCCGATTTTTTTATCGCACACAGCTTCTCTTCCTCCCGATGATCATCTATGTGCCAGCACTGGCATTCAATCAAGGTGAGTATTTTCCTACCGGGAAGCCCCGAACCATCTACTAACCCATTGCTGATCGTCGTTTTAGTAACTGGCTTCAACCTGTATGTGATTGGTGCGATCGTGTGCGTCGTCTGCATATTTTATACCCTTCTGGTGAGTCGCGCGTCGTAGATTGTAGCTGTAAAGAAAAGCATTTTAAGTTGTTTCTCCCCCTTTTCCTGTAATGATTTCAGGGAGGTATCAAAGCGGTCGTGTTCACCGATGCGTGGCAGGTGGTGGTAATGTTCATCTCCGTCGTAGTGGTCGTCATTATCGGCACGATTGCGATCGGTGGACCAGATGTCATATGGGACCGGTCGGTGGAAGGTGGACGGATAGATTTCTTCAAGTAAGATGCTGCCTGCTATAAGTCTTATCAACAGGCCTTGTAAAACTTGCGATGGATAGTGTCCTTCATATGGTCGCCTCCTTACATGCAGAACAGTTTGCCGGGCTGGCTCCGGCACGAGGGAAGAGATTAAGAGCGACTTTCGGGGTTATATTACCTTGCCGAGACGTGACGAGACGATAAGATAGGCTAATTGGCGAAAACGTTTCCTGCAACAAACAGTACTTATCGAGGTTTATTGTAGCAAGCGGTTGGCATTTGCGAAACAGTCACCGTGCAAAGTCCGGTGCTGGTTGCAGTATGATTTAACGATCGTCTGTCAATTTTGTTCCAGATTTATGATGAAAGGATTTGTTTGTAGAGATTTTACAGTAATTGCTCGCGATTTAGGCGTTACGAAAGTCACTCGATTAGGCCATACGATCAATCATATTTAGTAACATAATCCTCTCGTTCTCTCCCACAGCTTTAATCCCTCGATGTACGAACGGCAAACGTTCTGGGCGGTGCTTATCGGTGGCTTCTTCTACTGGACCTCCTTCAACTCGGTCAATCAGACGATGGTCCAGCGCTACATGTCCCTGCCGAACCTGAAGAAAGCGAAGCTGTAAGAGCCGTTTCCTTGGTGCTGTTATCTGCTGCTGGGTGCAGTAATTTATATCGAGTCTTCTCTCCACACAGATCCATCGCAATGTTTACGGTTGGAATGGGCGTGTTTGTGTCCGTTTGCTGCTATGCCGGGTTGCTGCTGTACGGGAAGTATTTCGAATGTGATCCAGCCACCGTTGGACTGGTGACGACGGACGATCAGCTGTTTCCGCACTACGTGATGGAATCGGTTGGGAAGTTAAAAGGCATCCCGGGACTGTTTATTGCCGGTGTGTTCGGGGCCGCCCTTAGCTCGCTTTCCGTTGTACTAAACTCTACCTCAGCGGTTCTGCTGGAGGACATTTTGAAGGGATTGTTCCGGGTAAATCCGAGCCCATTTGTAGGCGAACGTTTTCGTGCGCGGTAGTGTGGTGGTGCTCGGGCTAGCCGCTATGGGATGTTTGTTCATCATTGAGAAACTCGGTGGTATACTGAGTGTGGCCACTTCCCTGTCCGCGATCGCAGCCGGTACAACGTGTGGAATTTTCACGCTGGGAATGTTGATTCCGTGGAGCAATACGAAGGGCGCACTGTTTGGGGGTGTATCGGGTGCATTGCTGTCCGGCTGGGTGTCGCTGGGAAGTCAGTTTGCCAGTGCAGCTGGCGAGATCGTACCACACAAGCTGCCCGTCTCGGTGGAGGGATGCATTGAGGATCTGATCACAAACGTCACGATGGTGAATCCTATCTATCCGGACGAGAGTGGAGTGTTTCCCTTGTACCGGCTATCGTACCACTGGATCACTCCGATCGGTGTGATGACGGTGCTGATCGTGGGGACGGCTGTATCGTTCATCACAGGACCCCGAGATCTACGTCACATCGACCCCGAACTCATCTCACCGGTCATCCATCGGTTCCTGCCCCAGGAATCGTTCGGCAACTTTGGAACGGCGAGCAAGAACTCGACGGCGGGTCCTGTGATCTTTAGCGAAGAAATGCAACCTCACACAAACGTGCCGGCTGCGACGGGGAGTGTCCCGTACGGTTCGACGGTGGAACGAAATGGACAGGTTTGTGTGAAGCTGTCAACGTTTAAGGGGAAACGTCATCGGCATATTTCTCTCCCTGTTTCTAGGTACTGAAATCTCGATGATGAAGCTGTAACTCATAATCAAGAAACACATATCCGGGACACCCATGGCAGCTACCTGTGCCAAATTTGGTCGCCAAAATGGATCTGATCCTGACGCTGACGCATAAAAGACCCAGAGAGTATTGAAGAAGCGCAAAGACAAATGTACCAGGGGCATGATGAAGCGTTTATTGCCTCCATTCCAGGAGTAGCTCTACTTAGCTCTAGCAAGACTGTGTgtacaaaacaatcaaagtgTCTGCCTGGGACTTTCTTCAACCGGTGGGTAAAGTCACACTCGAACTGTTTAGGTAATTTTGTTTGTCGCGTGCGAAGATTATTGTTTGGTAATTGTAtttggagttttgttttttccccgttcTTAGTATTTGTAAGATTTACGTGATTTTGTAAGCGTAATGTAGCGCGGCGTATACACCACAAACCTTACCACAATCAATCGCTCTTCCTACCTTACCTTCCCACCATATCGTTACACGATCTGTGATAGACCTTGGTGCAAAATGTGAAACAGAAAGGCACTGcgtgggtgagtgtgtgtgtgggttgagTACGGaactttttgttgttacttATTGATTGATTGCCATTGAGGTAGTTTGAGAGGCTGAAGTCGTCTAGTGGCGAATGGATGTGCTTAGTGGAAATTTATTAATGTTGATAGGTGTTGCGAGCGattaaaatacaataaaacTGATTTATAACGATGGCTGTTTGTATaaggaaaaacgaaagaaaatattttatacaaTTCCACTaagataaaatttaaactttcCCGCCAAAATCATGCCGTTGCCAAGCAACGTGGAACGAATGCGAATGCCCCGATGAAAATTCTATACTCCCTCTGTGAAAGTGGTGGGTTAGAAAGGGATGCACAAATGCATAAGCTTCACCCTGAAAGCTTTGCCATGTGCTTGGTGAAAGCTTTTTCATgcatctcgctctcgcaaCAGAGGCTCGTTGCTATCGTCTTCCCGATCCGTGGTTCAACACACCTCATCAAACAGGTTGATGAGGAATTAAACTGGTCCAGGCGTTTGATAAGGATGCAACTTGTGGTACAGGCTACAGTTGCTTCgctagtgagtgagtgagtgaacaTATGTAGTTTGAGAAGCTTAAACATTggtgaaaattttgaaaaaaagtcCCCAACTAGCAAGAAGTTCGTTTCATTTCCGAATGTACATCAAGTTGTTGCCACTGCCGAGTGTGAAACGGGCATTTCACTGCGATTGCGCATATTATTTCATAATATTGCGTAGGTGTGagagtgttgtgttgttttggaGCGAAAGTAACGTGCCAAAGCAGCTGTTTTTCCTTGCTCACCCAGTTCACCAAATTAACACtgaaaaattgtgaaaattattaaacaaGAACCACCAGCATCACAAATCATAAAGCAGCACGAGCACGATCTTGAATTTGGGTCTAGTTTATCGCCGTGACAACGTGGCGTCGCGCTAGGAATCACGCGTGCCGGCATGCCAATGTGAATAAATAAACCTCGCGACTCTTCGCGACACCCGGACCACCCATCCCATCCACCCAACACCGCTCAGTAATCAACATTGTGGTAAGCTCACCAACACAGTGGCAGTTTTCCCGAGAGACGCACACGCGCTGCGGCGCCAAAAATTGTCTTCGGCGCGCTTGGGAAAGTGCGTTTCCTTCAATGTGAGCTGTGCCGTGCAGTAAAGAGGTGCGTTTTTCTGGcgcgtcgtgtgtgtgttggggatATGAAATTGATGGTGTCGAGCAGGAAGCGATTActtggtgattttttgttggagcTGTTAAAGATAGTAAAAGGTAAGTTGACGATTGCAACGGTCGTTTGCTCGTTCCCTCTCGCACTCTCGGGATCGTACAGTTGTGTAGGAAGTGTTAATTATAGAAGTCGGTGTTAATGAGACGTGACACCTGTCTAAGGAGAGTAAACAGAGAGCAACCGAGAGACCGGTAACGAGGAGCGTGTTTAGCGTCAAAGAGTCGCGTCCCCACGTAGCCATAATTATAGCATGAAATTTGATATCCTTCTCCAATATGCAGATGAGTTCTGACCGAAGCACTCTGCTCGATAGTCTGCGGGAACTGTACCAGTTCGGCGTGGTGGACTACAGCATGTTCGGTGCGATGCTGATCCTATCGGCTGCCTGTGGGATCTACTTCGGATTCTTCAAGCGTAGCTAAAGGAAGTAGCTCTGCAACACCGGAAAGCAGCGATCTCGATCGGGATAATCAACCGTCACCAACAACGGTTGAGCCTGCCGAGATCAACAAAACCGACAGTCCGTTCAGTTCGTCCACGATCGACGAATACTTGTTGGGCTCGCGGAAGTTGAAAGCTTTCCCAGTGGCGATGAGCCTCGTGGCAGGATACATATCCGGCGTGACGATTCTGGGAACTCCGGCCGAGATCTACAACTTCGGCACCCAATATTGGCTGATCGTGGTACCGATCGTGTTGACGGGGATCGCTGTATGCACCGTCTATCTGCCTGTGTTCTGCTCGTTGAAGCTGAACTCGTCCTACGAATATCTGGAGCTTAGGTTTAACAGACACGTCCGCTCGATCGCGTCCTTGATGTTTGTGATCGATCAGGTAAGAGTTTCCTCAAATCCACCTCATTCAGAGTGCTCATCCACTTCTCCCTACTATTTGTAAGATGCTGTTCCTACCGATGATCATCTACGTCCCTGCGCTAGCTTTTAACCAAGGTAAGCTTAACTGAATTCCTCTACATAGTTTTGCAAATAATCAAATGTTTCGTTGCAGTAACTGGGTTCAACTTGTACATTATTGGTGCGATCGTCTCCATAGTCTGCATATTTTACACTCTGCTGGTATGTATCGGCGACAAGAGTTGATTGGGAGAGTTCTGAGTTAATTCTCACCTAATTTTTGCCCTAGGGTGGCATCAAAGCGGTAGTATTCACCGATGCCTGGCAGGTAGTGGTGATGTTCATCTCCGTGGTGGTCGTCATCGTTATTGGCACGATCGCGATCGGTGGCCTGGACGTTATCTGGGATCGGTCTGTGAAAGGTGGACGGATAGATTTCTTCAAGTAAGCTACTATTCATGCTTTTCAGATTACAGGTGGGCACAGAGATAGGCGGCCATCCGCTGTGACGCGTATAGATAGAAGGCAGCAATTAAGGTTTATTAGGGGCGCTGTGTAGGCGACATGATAACAGCTAAGAAGCTACGGTGGAGGGTTCAGTTTTGACACACAAATCAAGTTGCGTTGTTTTGGCAATTGACCCCAGGTTATGGTATTGATTGGCTTAAATATCTGTTGGCCGTGAGATCGATTCTTGCTATCGGTCGACACGTGCGAAGATAATTTCCCACATCGATACGAGAAGCACATCAATCAAACAGTTTGATTAATTCATTTCTTTGTCGCTTCCTAAACGAGATACTAAAGATCGACCACCAGCGAAAGCGATAGGCAGCAGGCCAAACAATAGCGCGCATCTTGAATTGTGGGCACGGACTAAAGATTTCAAATGTTGTGCAAAAGGAAACTACAAAACTATCCCTCCCTGCTTCCAGCCTGAACCCCTCCATGTACGAACGGCAAACGTTCTGGGCCGTCCTAATTGGTGGCTTCTTCTACTGGACCTCCTTCAACTCGGTCAATCAGACGATGGTCCAGCGCTACATGTCCCTGCCGAACCTGAAGACAGCCCGACTGTAAGTGTGTAGGGGATGCTCGTTCGCTATGTTATCAGTCAGTTTTGTGGTGTATGATAATGCAATTGTTTCCTGTCTCGTTTCCTAGCTCCATTGCTATGTTTACCGTAGCgatgggtgtgtttgtgtccgtTTGCTGCTATGCCGGGTTGCTGCTGTACGGGAAGTATTACGACTGTGATCCAGGCCACCGTTGGACTGGTGACGACGAACGATCAGCTGTTTCCACACTACGTGATGCAGTCGGTGGGGCATCTGCGGGGCATGCCGGGACTGTTTATTGCCGGTGTGTTCGGGGCCGCCCTTAGCTCCATGTCGGTTATCCTGAACTCGGTCTCAGCGGTCCTGCTGGAGGACATTCTCAGGGGAATGTTTCGCGTGAATCCTAGCTCGACCAAGGCAAACATCTTCGTTCGCTGTTGCGTAGTCATACTGGGGCTCACCTGCGCTCGGGTGTTTGTTCATCATCGATAAGCTGGATGGAATTCTGATCGTATCGGCAACACTGGCAGCCATTGCGAATGGTACGACGGGTGGTATCTTTACCCTGGGCATGTTGGTCCCGTGGAGCAACACGAAGGGAGCCCTGTTCGGAGGCATCGCTGGAGCCCTTCTATCTGGTTGGGTTTCTCTTGGTAGTCAGTTTGCAAGTGGTGCTGGTGAGAGGTTGTCCCACACAAGCTACCGGTCTCGGTGGAAGGATGCATCGAGGAACTGGTCGCAAACGTTACCTTGGCTACTCCAATATATCCTGACGAGAGTGGAGTGTTTCCCTTGTATCGGCTTGTCTTACCACTGGATAACTCCGATCGGCGTTACGACAGTGTTGATCGTTGGCTCGATCGTATCGTTCGTCACAGGAC
It contains:
- the LOC118514034 gene encoding LOW QUALITY PROTEIN: sodium-coupled monocarboxylate transporter 1-like (The sequence of the model RefSeq protein was modified relative to this genomic sequence to represent the inferred CDS: deleted 1 base in 1 codon) is translated as MASGRSTLAESLRELYQFSVVDYCMFGAMLMLSAACGIYFGFFKRNKGGDAETPESSSSDDESAHRTVVTNSGAGRAKTTFGSSTMDEYLLGSRKLKAFPVAMSLVAGYISGVTILGTPAEIYNFGTQYWLIVIPILLMGYAVCTVYLPVFCSLKLNSSYEYLELRFNSYVRSIASVMFVIDELLFLPMIIYVPALAFNQVTGFNLYVIGAIVCVVCIFYTLLGGIKAVVFTDAWQVVVMFISVVVVVIIGTIAIGGPDVIWDRSVEGGRIDFFNFNPSMYERQTFWAVLIGGFFYWTSFNSVNQTMVQRYMSLPNLKKAKLSIAMFTVGMGVFVSVCCYAGLLLYGKYFECDPATVGLVTTDDQLFPHYVMESVGKLKGIPGLFIAGVFGAALSSLSVVLNSTSAVLLEDILKGLFRVNPSPFVANVFVRGSVVVLGLAAMGCLFIIEKLGGILSVATSLSAIAAGTTCGIFTLGMLIPWSNTKGALFGGVSGALLSGWVSLGSQFASAAGEIVPHKLPVSVEGCIEDLITNVTMVNPIYPDESGVFPLYRLSYHWITPIGVMTVLIVGTAVSFITGPRDLRHIDPELISPVIHRFLPQESFGNFGTASKNSTAGPVIFSEEMQPHTNVPAATGSVPYGSTVERNGQVLKSR